A genome region from Nocardia sp. NBC_00565 includes the following:
- a CDS encoding peptidylprolyl isomerase — MSSDVQARQFDHHQPTRQQHRRVGTALLRGLGVFAVGASLAVFAPGGVSADPGSTPVAGCAAPDMVKPETKQWDAEPALTIDPGAAYTAKLETTCGTVDIALQAGRAPRTVNSFVFLSGQKYFDHTQCHRLTTSGIFVLQCGDPSATGTGGPGYQFPNENLDGATYPAGTVAMANAGPDTNGSQFFLVYKDSQLPPNYTPFGKITNGTDVLDRVAQAGVADSSGDGRPSADVVLNTVTTTKN; from the coding sequence GTGAGCAGCGATGTGCAGGCGCGGCAATTCGACCACCATCAGCCCACCAGGCAGCAGCATCGCCGAGTCGGGACCGCCCTGCTACGGGGCCTTGGCGTATTCGCCGTCGGCGCGAGCCTCGCGGTCTTTGCCCCGGGCGGCGTCTCGGCGGATCCAGGGAGCACACCGGTCGCCGGTTGCGCGGCCCCGGATATGGTCAAGCCCGAGACCAAACAGTGGGACGCCGAACCCGCGCTGACGATCGATCCGGGCGCGGCCTACACCGCGAAGTTGGAGACCACCTGCGGCACCGTGGATATCGCACTGCAGGCGGGCCGTGCGCCGCGCACGGTGAATTCCTTCGTCTTCCTGTCCGGTCAGAAGTACTTCGACCACACCCAGTGCCACCGCCTCACCACCTCGGGCATCTTCGTACTGCAATGCGGTGACCCGAGCGCCACCGGAACGGGTGGCCCCGGCTACCAATTCCCGAACGAGAACCTGGACGGCGCGACCTACCCGGCGGGCACCGTAGCCATGGCGAACGCGGGCCCCGACACCAACGGCAGCCAGTTCTTCCTGGTGTACAAGGATTCGCAACTGCCCCCGAACTACACCCCGTTCGGCAAGATCACCAACGGCACGGACGTCCTCGACCGGGTCGCCCAGGCAGGCGTCGCCGATAGCTCCGGCGACGGCCGCCCCAGCGCCGATGTCGTCCTGAACACGGTAACCACCACAAAGAACTGA
- a CDS encoding aminotransferase-like domain-containing protein, giving the protein MNFDPATAPQVPADDARDAASAPAVIGSGLFSGDLEDRTPAGIAAAVSRRIRSGAVEPGARLPTVREVARELRVSPATVNQAWRALAATGAIVARGRAGTFVGEPDGTRPVPPTGRYQRLHPPSDSAFRIDLSRGTPDPELLPDLAAALHAITDHGRGGLAADYLGEAVLPELAAKVRADWPFRAERLAVLDGALDAVDRLLTTHVRLGDAVAVEDPCFPPFLDLLARIGARPVAVRMDESGLLPDDLRRAVRKQGAIALILQPRAQNPTGVSLTARRVRELTEILSGTNTLVIEDDHSAGIASAALRSLGARLPRTAHIRSYSKSHGADLRLAVVGGSAELLDPVIERRMLGPGWTSRLLQRLLLTMLDDDTAARTVTAARTEYRRRSTELRRGLARKGTTIARGDGINLWLPVADENAAMISLAAAGIKAAPGRPFEIEDHPLGDHLRITVAPITDADLDWLTTELVAATTAAPTYRRVRRA; this is encoded by the coding sequence GTGAACTTCGACCCCGCTACCGCGCCACAGGTGCCCGCAGACGATGCGCGAGACGCCGCGTCGGCACCTGCCGTTATCGGGTCGGGGCTGTTCAGCGGGGACCTCGAAGATCGGACGCCGGCCGGAATCGCGGCGGCGGTGAGTCGGCGGATTCGTTCGGGGGCAGTCGAACCCGGGGCGCGGTTGCCGACGGTGCGGGAGGTCGCTCGAGAGTTGCGGGTCTCGCCCGCTACCGTCAACCAGGCTTGGCGGGCGTTGGCGGCCACCGGTGCGATCGTGGCGCGGGGGCGGGCCGGGACATTTGTCGGCGAACCGGACGGAACCCGTCCGGTGCCGCCGACCGGGCGTTATCAGCGACTGCATCCGCCCTCGGACAGTGCGTTCCGTATCGATCTTTCCCGGGGGACGCCGGATCCGGAGCTATTGCCCGATCTGGCTGCCGCGCTGCACGCGATCACCGATCATGGGCGGGGCGGTTTGGCCGCCGACTATCTCGGCGAGGCGGTGTTACCGGAATTGGCCGCGAAGGTGCGCGCCGATTGGCCGTTTCGCGCCGAACGGCTCGCGGTTCTCGATGGCGCTCTCGATGCCGTCGATCGATTGCTCACCACGCACGTGCGGCTCGGTGATGCGGTCGCGGTCGAAGATCCGTGCTTCCCACCATTTCTCGATCTACTCGCCCGTATCGGCGCTCGGCCGGTAGCCGTTCGGATGGACGAATCTGGTTTGCTACCAGACGATTTGAGGCGCGCTGTCAGAAAACAAGGTGCCATTGCGCTGATCCTGCAGCCGCGCGCACAGAACCCGACGGGCGTCTCGCTGACCGCCAGACGTGTCCGCGAGCTGACCGAAATCCTTTCCGGCACGAATACACTCGTCATCGAGGACGACCACTCCGCCGGAATCGCCTCCGCCGCACTGCGTTCCCTTGGCGCGCGATTGCCTCGAACGGCACATATCCGGTCTTACTCGAAATCACATGGGGCCGATCTGCGCCTCGCAGTGGTCGGCGGCTCCGCCGAGCTGCTCGACCCGGTGATCGAGCGCCGCATGCTCGGCCCGGGCTGGACCAGCCGCCTACTGCAACGCCTACTGCTCACCATGCTCGACGACGACACCGCCGCCCGCACCGTGACCGCGGCCCGCACCGAATACCGAAGGCGCTCAACCGAACTCCGGCGCGGCCTGGCCCGCAAGGGCACTACCATCGCTCGCGGCGACGGCATCAACCTCTGGCTCCCGGTGGCCGATGAGAACGCGGCCATGATCTCCCTCGCCGCCGCCGGCATCAAGGCCGCTCCCGGCCGCCCCTTCGAGATCGAAGACCACCCCCTCGGCGACCACCTCCGCATCACCGTCGCCCCCATCACCGACGCCGACCTCGACTGGCTCACCACCGAACTGGTCGCCGCCACCACCGCCGCCCCCACCTACCGCCGCGTCCGCCGCGCCTGA
- a CDS encoding nitrilase-related carbon-nitrogen hydrolase: MGIVRAALVQTNWTGDKESMIKAHEDYARQAAAQGAKVICFQELFYGPYFCQLQDAKFYDYAESVPGPTTERFAALAKELGLVLVLPVYEQEQPGLLYNTAAVIDADGSYLGKYRKHHIPHVNGFWEKFYFRPGNLGWPVFDTAVGKVGVYICYDRHFPEGWRALGLAGAEIVFNPSATSRGLSGYLWQLEQPASAVANEYFIGAINRVGIEEYGDDDFYGTSYFVDPEGKFVGDVASDTDPELVIRDLDMDLIKVVRDRWAFYRDRRPDAYGPLVAP; encoded by the coding sequence ATGGGAATCGTTCGAGCCGCGCTCGTCCAGACGAACTGGACAGGCGATAAAGAGTCCATGATCAAGGCGCACGAGGACTACGCCCGCCAGGCCGCCGCACAGGGCGCCAAGGTGATCTGCTTCCAGGAGTTGTTCTACGGCCCGTACTTCTGCCAGTTGCAGGACGCGAAGTTCTACGACTACGCGGAATCGGTGCCGGGTCCGACCACGGAGCGATTCGCCGCCCTGGCGAAGGAATTGGGGTTGGTGCTGGTCCTGCCGGTGTACGAGCAGGAACAGCCGGGCCTGCTCTACAACACCGCGGCGGTCATCGATGCGGACGGCAGTTACCTCGGTAAGTACCGTAAACACCACATTCCGCACGTCAACGGGTTCTGGGAGAAGTTCTACTTCCGCCCCGGCAACCTGGGCTGGCCGGTCTTCGACACCGCGGTCGGCAAGGTCGGCGTCTATATCTGTTATGACCGGCACTTCCCGGAGGGCTGGCGTGCGCTCGGCCTGGCGGGCGCGGAGATCGTGTTCAACCCCTCCGCGACCTCGCGCGGGCTGTCCGGCTACCTGTGGCAACTGGAGCAACCCGCCTCCGCGGTCGCCAACGAATACTTCATCGGGGCCATCAACCGGGTGGGCATCGAGGAGTACGGTGATGACGATTTCTACGGAACCAGCTATTTCGTAGATCCGGAAGGTAAATTCGTCGGAGACGTCGCCTCGGACACCGACCCCGAGCTGGTGATCCGTGACCTCGATATGGATCTGATCAAGGTGGTGCGCGACCGCTGGGCGTTCTATCGCGATCGCCGCCCCGACGCCTACGGACCGCTGGTGGCTCCCTGA
- the hydA gene encoding dihydropyrimidinase, with product MTKTFIHGGTVVSATGSQLLDVLIDGETIVAVLQPGATALGADLTASADVVIDATGKYVIPGGVDGHTHMQLPFGGTEASDTFETGTRAAAWGGTTTIVDFAVQKPGERVQDTLGLWHEKAAGNCAIDYGFHQIIGEVNDESLKGMSELVAEGVTSFKLFMAYPGVFYSTDGQILRAMQSAGDLGALLMMHAENGIAIDVLVEQALARGETSPYYHGVTRPWQMEEEATHRAIMLAQLTGAPLYVVHVSAKQAMEQIVAAHGNGQNVFGETCPQYLYLSLEEQLGAPGFEGAKWVCSTPLRSKAEGHQDELWRYIRTGAVTSVSTDHCPFCMKDQKELGVGDFSKIPNGIGGVEHRMDLMFQGVKNGLISLERWVEVCCTTPARMFGMYPRKGVISPGADADIVVYDPNGHTSIGLGKTHHMNMDHSAWEGFEIDGHVDTVLSRGRVIIDDGAYLGSTGHGRFIVRELSQNLI from the coding sequence ATGACGAAGACGTTCATTCATGGCGGCACGGTGGTCTCGGCTACCGGATCGCAATTGCTCGATGTGCTGATCGACGGCGAAACAATCGTCGCCGTCCTGCAGCCGGGTGCCACCGCACTGGGCGCGGATCTCACCGCGTCCGCGGATGTGGTCATCGACGCGACCGGCAAATACGTGATTCCCGGCGGCGTGGACGGGCACACGCATATGCAACTGCCCTTCGGCGGCACCGAGGCCTCGGATACCTTCGAGACCGGCACCCGGGCCGCCGCCTGGGGTGGCACCACCACCATCGTCGACTTCGCCGTGCAGAAGCCGGGGGAGCGGGTGCAGGACACTCTCGGGCTGTGGCACGAGAAGGCCGCGGGGAACTGTGCGATCGACTACGGCTTCCACCAGATCATCGGTGAGGTGAACGACGAATCCCTCAAGGGGATGAGCGAATTGGTGGCCGAGGGCGTCACCAGCTTCAAGTTGTTCATGGCCTATCCCGGGGTCTTCTACTCCACCGACGGTCAGATTCTGCGGGCCATGCAATCGGCGGGCGATCTCGGCGCGCTGCTGATGATGCACGCGGAGAACGGCATTGCCATCGATGTGCTGGTCGAGCAGGCGCTGGCGCGCGGCGAAACCTCGCCCTACTACCACGGCGTCACCCGGCCGTGGCAGATGGAGGAGGAGGCCACCCACCGCGCGATCATGTTGGCGCAGTTGACCGGTGCGCCGCTGTATGTCGTGCACGTCTCGGCCAAGCAGGCGATGGAACAGATCGTTGCCGCACACGGCAACGGGCAGAACGTCTTCGGCGAGACCTGTCCGCAGTATCTGTACCTTTCGCTCGAAGAGCAGTTGGGTGCACCGGGTTTCGAGGGCGCGAAATGGGTGTGCTCGACACCGCTGCGTTCGAAGGCCGAAGGCCATCAGGACGAGCTGTGGCGCTACATCCGCACCGGTGCGGTCACCTCGGTCAGCACCGACCACTGTCCCTTCTGCATGAAGGACCAGAAAGAGCTGGGCGTCGGCGATTTCAGCAAGATCCCCAATGGGATAGGCGGCGTCGAGCATCGGATGGACCTGATGTTCCAGGGCGTGAAGAACGGCCTGATCTCACTGGAACGCTGGGTCGAGGTGTGCTGCACCACCCCGGCGCGGATGTTCGGCATGTATCCGCGCAAGGGTGTCATCAGTCCGGGCGCCGACGCCGACATCGTGGTCTACGACCCGAACGGCCATACCAGCATCGGCTTGGGCAAGACCCACCACATGAATATGGACCACTCGGCCTGGGAGGGCTTCGAGATCGACGGACATGTCGACACCGTGCTCTCGCGCGGCCGCGTGATCATCGACGATGGCGCGTACCTGGGCAGCACCGGCCACGGCCGGTTCATCGTACGCGAACTGTCGCAGAACCTGATCTGA
- a CDS encoding TIGR03842 family LLM class F420-dependent oxidoreductase encodes MDIGVVLQCTPPASRVVELARQAETHGFSHVWTFDSHLLWQEPYVIYSQILAATRKVVVGPMVTNPATRDWTVTASTFATLNDMFGNRTVCGIGRGDSAVRTLGGKPTTLAILRESIEVIRELGNGRSARIGDTVVRFPWASASALEVWVAGYGPRALDLTGEVADGFILQLADPDIAAWTIARVRAAAEKAGRAPGSVKICVAAPAYVTDGSDAATAHAREQCRWFGGMVGNHVADIVAKYGTDGDIPTALTEYIAGRRGYDYNEHGRAGNTHAEFVPDAIVDRFCLIGTPDEQLARLHELEKLGVDQFAVYLQHDAKTATLEAYGESVLPRLAHPVTATAGAE; translated from the coding sequence ATGGATATCGGTGTGGTGCTGCAATGCACACCCCCCGCATCGCGGGTGGTAGAACTGGCCAGACAGGCGGAGACGCACGGCTTTTCGCACGTGTGGACCTTCGACTCGCACCTGCTGTGGCAGGAGCCCTATGTCATCTACAGCCAAATCCTCGCCGCCACCCGCAAGGTCGTCGTCGGCCCGATGGTGACCAACCCGGCCACCAGGGACTGGACGGTGACCGCGTCGACCTTCGCGACGCTCAACGATATGTTCGGCAACCGCACCGTCTGTGGTATCGGCCGTGGCGACTCCGCGGTGCGGACCCTCGGCGGCAAACCGACCACGCTGGCGATACTGCGCGAATCCATCGAGGTGATAAGGGAACTCGGCAATGGCCGCAGCGCCCGCATCGGTGACACCGTGGTGCGGTTTCCGTGGGCGAGCGCCTCGGCACTCGAGGTGTGGGTGGCCGGATATGGCCCGCGCGCGCTCGATCTGACCGGCGAGGTGGCCGATGGATTCATTCTGCAGCTCGCCGATCCGGATATCGCCGCGTGGACGATCGCCAGGGTGCGCGCGGCCGCCGAGAAGGCGGGCCGTGCTCCCGGATCGGTGAAAATCTGTGTGGCCGCACCGGCTTACGTCACCGACGGTTCCGATGCCGCGACGGCGCACGCCCGCGAACAGTGCCGCTGGTTCGGTGGCATGGTCGGCAATCATGTGGCCGATATCGTCGCGAAATACGGTACCGACGGCGACATTCCGACCGCGCTCACCGAGTACATCGCAGGCCGCCGGGGCTACGACTACAACGAGCACGGCCGGGCGGGTAATACGCACGCCGAATTCGTGCCGGACGCGATCGTGGACCGCTTCTGCCTGATCGGCACCCCCGACGAGCAATTGGCTCGGTTGCACGAGCTGGAGAAGCTCGGCGTCGACCAGTTCGCGGTTTACCTCCAGCACGACGCCAAGACCGCCACGCTGGAGGCGTACGGGGAGTCGGTGCTGCCGCGGTTGGCGCATCCGGTCACGGCGACGGCGGGCGCCGAATGA
- a CDS encoding ABC transporter permease, protein MSAVARARRVAYAVGVLLLVVAVWELVKAFVPERGVSIGDQRILPRTNDGALPHVWSVITVLGDKDGSGTVGGTLVRTAGFTFGLALLALAIGTVVGIALAVVMQRFSFVERGLLPYIIVSQTVPLIALAPLVAGWGGKIVIAGEPWRPWMSIAVIASYLAFFPVAVGMLRGLQAPSKASVELLYSYSASWWETLLHLRFPAAVPHFLPALRLAAAASVIGAVVAEISTGTAGGIGRQIIVFSQQATGDAARLYAAVLVAALLGVAVTAVVGFAEFALRRYSRPVGARSSSGGTR, encoded by the coding sequence ATGAGTGCGGTCGCCCGGGCGCGTCGAGTCGCGTACGCGGTCGGCGTCCTTCTGTTGGTCGTCGCCGTGTGGGAGCTCGTGAAGGCTTTTGTGCCCGAACGTGGGGTCAGCATCGGTGATCAGCGCATCCTGCCGCGCACGAATGACGGTGCGCTGCCGCATGTCTGGTCGGTCATCACGGTGCTCGGTGACAAGGACGGCTCCGGCACCGTCGGTGGCACACTCGTGCGCACAGCCGGATTCACCTTCGGCCTCGCACTGCTGGCGTTGGCGATCGGCACGGTCGTCGGTATCGCGCTGGCCGTGGTGATGCAGCGCTTCTCCTTCGTCGAACGGGGATTGCTGCCCTATATCATTGTCTCGCAAACGGTTCCGCTGATCGCGCTGGCGCCGCTGGTTGCCGGATGGGGCGGCAAGATCGTCATCGCCGGTGAGCCGTGGCGGCCGTGGATGAGCATCGCCGTCATCGCGTCGTATTTGGCCTTTTTCCCGGTCGCGGTCGGGATGTTGCGCGGACTGCAGGCACCGTCGAAGGCCTCGGTTGAACTGCTGTACAGCTACTCGGCGAGCTGGTGGGAAACGCTGTTGCACTTGCGGTTTCCGGCGGCGGTCCCACATTTTCTGCCCGCGCTGCGCCTGGCCGCTGCGGCATCGGTGATCGGTGCGGTGGTCGCGGAGATCTCGACCGGGACTGCGGGCGGGATCGGCCGCCAGATCATCGTGTTCTCCCAGCAGGCGACCGGCGATGCCGCCCGGCTGTACGCCGCCGTGCTCGTCGCCGCCCTGCTCGGCGTCGCCGTCACCGCCGTGGTCGGCTTCGCCGAATTCGCACTACGTCGTTACAGCCGTCCGGTCGGGGCGCGCAGCTCGTCAGGAGGTACCCGTTGA
- a CDS encoding ABC transporter ATP-binding protein, which produces MTGKAESAVADTDETVVPEPERPADVAAVDLVDVGKIFDAGSVTALTDVSLKVQAGEFVSLIGPSGCGKSTLLRIIADLEQPSSGTVTVHGKTARQARIDQDYGIAFQQAGLLDWRTVQANVELPLELHKVPKAERRARSAELLEMAGLTDFAQRYPAELSGGMQQRVAIARALARKPSLLLMDEPFGALDEMTRERMQGELLRIAGETTAAVVFVTHSIPEAVFLSDRVVVMSPRPGRITEVVPTGGWGREAGVSGDDIRSSEAFFEAVAAVRTALRGGHEAADIIVAGQDVR; this is translated from the coding sequence TTGACCGGGAAAGCAGAATCAGCCGTGGCGGATACCGATGAGACGGTGGTGCCCGAACCCGAGCGGCCGGCCGATGTGGCCGCGGTCGATCTGGTCGATGTCGGCAAGATCTTCGACGCGGGCTCGGTCACCGCGCTCACCGACGTTTCGCTGAAAGTCCAGGCAGGCGAATTCGTTTCCCTGATCGGCCCGTCCGGCTGCGGCAAATCCACCCTCCTGCGCATCATCGCCGATCTGGAGCAGCCGAGCAGCGGCACCGTGACCGTGCACGGTAAAACCGCACGGCAGGCCAGAATCGACCAGGACTACGGCATCGCCTTCCAGCAGGCGGGCCTGCTCGACTGGCGCACCGTGCAGGCCAATGTCGAACTACCCCTCGAACTACACAAGGTCCCGAAGGCCGAAAGACGCGCACGCAGTGCGGAACTGCTCGAGATGGCCGGTCTGACGGATTTCGCGCAGCGCTATCCGGCGGAACTGTCCGGTGGCATGCAGCAGCGGGTGGCGATCGCTAGGGCACTGGCCCGCAAACCCTCGCTGCTACTGATGGACGAACCATTCGGCGCACTGGACGAGATGACCCGGGAACGGATGCAGGGCGAACTGCTGCGCATCGCCGGCGAGACCACCGCCGCCGTCGTTTTCGTGACGCACTCGATTCCGGAGGCGGTCTTCCTCTCCGACCGCGTGGTGGTCATGTCACCGCGCCCCGGTCGCATCACCGAAGTCGTGCCGACCGGCGGCTGGGGCCGCGAGGCGGGTGTCAGCGGGGACGATATCCGTTCCAGCGAAGCCTTTTTCGAGGCAGTCGCCGCCGTCCGCACCGCGCTGCGCGGCGGGCACGAGGCCGCCGACATCATCGTGGCCGGACAGGATGTGCGATGA
- a CDS encoding ABC transporter permease, with translation MKTWLPPVVFGVGGLALWQVLTVVAGVPSFLLPAPTAIAKQFTENFGRIVDAATATGTNALIGLLVGAVLGIVAAMLAVRFRLVEGLLTPLAAAAAAVPIVALAPLLNSMYSTTTDTPRRMVVAIVVFFPMFVSTARGLRQVPQVHADLMTSYAAGGWQITRTVRLPAALPYLFTGLRIAAPGAVIAAIIAEYFGGLQNGLGSRITSAAANTAYPRAWAYVVGAMIVGLLFLAAVLILEQLTRRPRTILIRDIFGRSK, from the coding sequence ATGAAAACCTGGCTACCACCGGTGGTGTTCGGCGTCGGCGGCCTGGCGCTGTGGCAGGTGCTCACGGTCGTCGCCGGTGTGCCGTCGTTCCTGCTGCCCGCACCGACCGCGATCGCGAAACAGTTCACCGAGAACTTCGGCCGCATCGTCGACGCCGCGACCGCGACCGGCACTAACGCCCTCATCGGCCTGCTGGTCGGTGCCGTCCTCGGCATCGTCGCGGCGATGCTCGCGGTGCGGTTCCGACTGGTCGAGGGCCTGCTGACCCCGCTCGCCGCCGCCGCGGCCGCGGTGCCGATCGTCGCGCTCGCCCCGCTGCTGAATTCGATGTATTCCACCACCACCGATACCCCGCGCCGCATGGTCGTCGCCATCGTGGTGTTCTTCCCGATGTTCGTCAGCACCGCCCGTGGCCTGCGCCAAGTGCCGCAGGTGCACGCCGATCTGATGACCTCGTATGCGGCCGGCGGCTGGCAGATCACCCGCACGGTGCGGTTGCCCGCGGCACTGCCCTACCTGTTCACCGGTCTGCGCATCGCGGCGCCGGGCGCAGTGATCGCCGCCATTATCGCCGAATACTTCGGCGGCTTGCAGAACGGCCTCGGCAGTCGAATCACCTCGGCCGCAGCCAATACCGCCTATCCACGGGCGTGGGCCTATGTGGTCGGCGCCATGATCGTCGGCCTGCTCTTCCTCGCCGCCGTGCTGATCCTCGAACAACTGACCCGCCGACCCCGGACCATCCTGATCCGCGACATCTTTGGGAGATCGAAATGA
- a CDS encoding ABC transporter substrate-binding protein, whose protein sequence is MRSNTRRLRACLALVALAAAALTGCSTTDNTSGTTADGLTKVRLQLQWFKQGQFAGYLAAVDQGFYKEQGLSVEILDGGTDIVPQTVLAQGQADYAIAWVPKALASREAGAGITDVAQVFQRSGTKQVSFKSDNISGPAALRGKTVGNWGYGNEFELFAGMTKVGIDPAKDVKLVQQQFDMNAFLAKDINAAQAMSYNEYAQLLETKNPATGKLYTADDFATIDWNDEGVAMLQDAIWANSEKLKDPKYQDQTVKFIAASLKGWAFCRDNVDKCRDITVAAGSTLGATHQQWQINEVNKLIWPSPNGLGMIDKTAWDRTVKIAKETKNQEGVTVLKKDPDADAFTNEYVTKALDLLKSGGIDVTGTGFTPQQVTLTEGGK, encoded by the coding sequence ATGAGAAGTAATACCAGGCGTTTGCGTGCTTGTCTCGCGCTGGTGGCGTTGGCGGCGGCCGCGCTGACCGGCTGCAGCACCACCGACAACACCTCCGGGACCACCGCCGACGGGCTGACCAAGGTCCGCCTGCAACTGCAGTGGTTCAAGCAGGGCCAGTTCGCCGGTTATCTGGCCGCCGTGGACCAGGGCTTCTACAAGGAACAAGGCTTATCCGTCGAAATCCTCGACGGCGGTACCGATATCGTGCCCCAGACCGTACTGGCCCAGGGCCAGGCCGATTACGCGATCGCCTGGGTGCCCAAGGCGCTCGCCTCCCGTGAGGCCGGGGCGGGCATCACCGATGTGGCCCAGGTATTCCAGCGCTCGGGCACCAAGCAGGTCTCGTTCAAATCCGACAATATCTCGGGCCCGGCCGCACTGCGCGGCAAGACCGTCGGAAACTGGGGCTATGGCAATGAATTCGAGCTGTTCGCCGGGATGACCAAAGTCGGCATCGATCCGGCCAAAGATGTAAAACTCGTTCAGCAGCAGTTCGATATGAACGCGTTCCTGGCCAAGGACATCAACGCCGCCCAGGCCATGTCCTACAACGAATACGCCCAGCTACTCGAGACGAAGAATCCGGCCACCGGAAAGCTGTACACCGCGGATGATTTCGCCACCATCGACTGGAACGACGAGGGCGTCGCCATGCTGCAGGACGCGATCTGGGCGAATTCGGAGAAGCTGAAGGATCCGAAATACCAGGACCAGACGGTCAAGTTCATCGCGGCCTCGCTGAAGGGCTGGGCCTTCTGCCGCGACAATGTCGACAAATGCCGCGATATCACCGTCGCCGCGGGCAGCACCCTCGGCGCGACCCATCAGCAGTGGCAGATCAACGAGGTCAACAAGCTGATCTGGCCCTCGCCCAACGGCCTCGGGATGATCGACAAGACCGCATGGGACCGCACCGTGAAGATCGCCAAGGAGACCAAGAACCAGGAGGGCGTGACGGTGCTGAAGAAGGATCCCGATGCGGACGCCTTCACCAACGAATACGTCACCAAGGCACTGGATCTGCTGAAGTCCGGCGGAATCGACGTCACCGGAACGGGATTCACGCCGCAGCAGGTGACCCTGACCGAAGGCGGTAAATAG
- a CDS encoding aspartate aminotransferase family protein, with the protein MVDHVFYPWSAQATLNPVPIVGASGSWFWEESGKRYLDFSSQLVNVNIGHQHPDIVAAIIEQAQKLATISPTVGNETRSELARLIVERAPGDLNRILFTTGGAEAVEHAVRLARSYTGRTKMLAAYRSYHGGTGVAIGLTGEPRRWGAEPTNVDVVRFFGPYPYRSPWGTTTLEDETTAALNHLRQVIELEGPQHIAGLILETVVGTNGVLVPPPGYLAGVRELCDEFGIVYIADEVMVGFGRVGEWFAVQAFDVEPDIITFAKGVNSGYVPLGGVLMAERIAQRYDETVYPGGLTYAGHPLACAAGVASIGVFERDGILDHVRSVGADVLGKGLAELASRHSSVGEARGLGYFWALELVRDPHTREPLIPFAAAGPAAEPMNRVTAAAKERGLWPFNAGNRFQIAPPLTTTAEELRTGLEIVDEVLEVADEYVP; encoded by the coding sequence GTGGTCGATCACGTCTTCTATCCCTGGAGCGCCCAGGCGACCCTGAATCCGGTGCCGATCGTCGGCGCGTCGGGCTCGTGGTTCTGGGAGGAGAGCGGCAAGCGCTATCTCGACTTCTCCTCCCAACTGGTGAATGTCAATATCGGCCACCAGCATCCGGATATCGTCGCCGCGATCATCGAACAGGCACAGAAACTCGCCACCATCTCGCCGACCGTCGGCAACGAGACGCGCAGCGAACTGGCCAGGCTGATCGTCGAACGCGCACCCGGTGACCTGAATCGGATTCTGTTCACCACCGGCGGCGCGGAGGCCGTCGAGCATGCGGTGCGGCTGGCGCGCAGCTACACCGGCCGTACCAAGATGCTCGCGGCCTATCGCTCCTATCACGGCGGCACCGGCGTCGCGATCGGTCTGACCGGCGAGCCGCGGCGCTGGGGCGCGGAGCCGACCAATGTCGACGTCGTCCGCTTCTTCGGTCCGTATCCGTATCGATCGCCTTGGGGTACAACAACTCTCGAAGACGAGACGACGGCGGCGCTGAATCACCTGCGTCAAGTCATCGAATTGGAGGGGCCGCAGCACATCGCGGGCCTGATCCTGGAAACGGTGGTCGGCACCAACGGTGTGCTCGTGCCGCCGCCCGGCTATCTCGCCGGCGTACGGGAGCTGTGCGACGAATTCGGCATCGTCTACATCGCCGATGAGGTCATGGTCGGATTCGGCCGGGTCGGTGAATGGTTCGCGGTGCAGGCCTTCGACGTCGAACCCGACATCATCACCTTCGCCAAGGGCGTGAACTCCGGATACGTCCCGCTCGGCGGCGTACTGATGGCCGAGCGGATCGCCCAACGCTATGACGAGACGGTGTATCCGGGTGGGCTCACCTACGCCGGACATCCGCTCGCGTGCGCGGCGGGCGTCGCTTCGATCGGCGTTTTCGAACGCGACGGCATCCTCGACCACGTGCGCTCGGTCGGTGCCGATGTGCTCGGAAAAGGCTTGGCGGAGTTGGCATCCCGGCATTCGAGCGTCGGCGAGGCGCGCGGGCTCGGCTACTTCTGGGCGCTGGAGCTGGTGCGCGATCCGCACACCCGCGAGCCGCTGATCCCGTTCGCGGCCGCCGGTCCCGCCGCGGAGCCGATGAACCGGGTCACCGCCGCCGCCAAGGAACGCGGACTGTGGCCGTTCAATGCGGGCAATCGTTTCCAGATCGCGCCGCCACTGACCACCACGGCCGAGGAACTGCGTACTGGCCTGGAGATCGTCGACGAGGTGCTGGAGGTCGCCGACGAATACGTGCCGTGA